One Brevibacillus choshinensis genomic window carries:
- a CDS encoding cupredoxin domain-containing protein, with product MTKKWGLLVSAVAFSAMLLTACGGESKDQAASGGQTAQAPAAATGTAINIEASNWKFNQDTFEVKAGEEFTVNFKSAEGFHGIGIEGTDFELQKEGSKTLKIDKAGEYNIFCNVICGPDHGKMVAKLVVK from the coding sequence ATGACGAAGAAGTGGGGATTGCTAGTTTCAGCTGTTGCTTTTTCTGCGATGCTGCTCACAGCATGTGGGGGCGAGAGCAAGGATCAGGCAGCAAGCGGTGGCCAAACAGCCCAGGCTCCGGCTGCGGCGACAGGTACGGCAATCAATATTGAGGCGAGCAATTGGAAGTTCAATCAAGATACATTTGAAGTAAAAGCAGGGGAAGAGTTCACCGTCAATTTCAAGTCTGCTGAAGGCTTCCACGGCATTGGCATCGAAGGCACCGATTTCGAGCTCCAAAAAGAAGGCAGCAAAACGTTGAAGATCGATAAAGCTGGCGAATACAACATTTTCTGCAACGTGATCTGCGGACCGGACCATGGCAAAATGGTTGCCAAACTCGTTGTGAAATAA
- a CDS encoding HTH domain-containing protein — translation MIRLGAIIAQHSLKELTTVPTRVADHCEVVLLPYHRLHETPELYRQNEQLVDGFVLTELAYFYLNDQWGSFSVPTYTFQISEQEFYKKLFQLSIHHRDLDFSRVYIDFLSEHNSFFGIKDVIPADSMPHTLSPFRITDKIHEEVLGEHIELWQAGKIDLSMTRMSNIVQDLADQGIPHLYLFPSPDSVVQQFEHIISELAAIKLAESRIAIGHVTMGSVDTARESLNEWELRQMLLHKSLLEFSTEQKVPFLIQKSNNSFEIISSFKDLKTLTDNLTQCLLLTYLEKTLPFPVHIGWGVGNSMYKARINAQSANNMSVSSKSMGTFVITDSDQIIGPLGEESCLSYRNQVNEFVQRKSEETDLSTLQLQKIMAVLAKTERNELTAEELAYHLGITVRSANRMLNQLEEKGVARILYKKQEKLRGRPKKIYQIQLTSEE, via the coding sequence ATGATCCGTTTGGGTGCCATCATCGCCCAGCACTCTCTCAAAGAATTGACTACGGTGCCGACACGAGTCGCGGATCACTGTGAGGTCGTGCTGCTGCCGTACCATCGATTGCACGAAACGCCGGAGCTGTATCGGCAAAACGAGCAGCTCGTTGACGGCTTTGTGTTGACTGAGCTGGCTTACTTTTACCTGAATGATCAATGGGGCAGCTTCTCGGTGCCTACGTACACGTTTCAGATCAGCGAGCAGGAGTTTTACAAAAAACTGTTTCAGCTCAGCATCCATCATCGGGATCTCGATTTTTCCCGTGTCTATATCGATTTCCTCTCTGAACATAACAGCTTCTTTGGGATCAAGGACGTCATCCCGGCAGATTCCATGCCCCATACGCTTTCCCCGTTCCGCATCACCGACAAGATCCATGAAGAAGTGCTTGGCGAGCACATTGAACTTTGGCAGGCGGGCAAAATCGATCTATCCATGACGAGGATGAGCAATATCGTTCAGGATCTGGCTGATCAGGGGATCCCGCACCTGTACCTGTTCCCTTCTCCCGATTCGGTCGTCCAGCAGTTTGAGCACATCATCAGTGAACTGGCAGCCATCAAGCTGGCGGAGAGCCGAATCGCCATCGGGCACGTCACGATGGGAAGTGTAGACACAGCGAGGGAAAGCCTGAATGAGTGGGAGCTGCGCCAAATGCTGCTGCACAAATCGCTCTTGGAGTTCAGCACAGAGCAGAAGGTGCCGTTTCTGATCCAGAAGTCGAATAACAGCTTTGAGATCATCAGTTCGTTTAAAGACCTGAAGACATTGACGGACAATCTCACACAATGCCTGCTGCTGACCTATTTGGAAAAAACGCTCCCGTTTCCCGTCCACATCGGGTGGGGGGTAGGCAACAGCATGTACAAGGCGCGAATCAATGCCCAGTCCGCGAACAACATGTCCGTTTCCAGCAAGTCGATGGGGACCTTTGTCATAACGGACAGCGACCAGATTATCGGGCCGCTGGGGGAAGAAAGCTGCTTGTCCTATCGCAATCAGGTCAATGAATTCGTGCAGCGCAAAAGTGAAGAGACCGATCTTTCCACGCTGCAGCTCCAGAAGATCATGGCCGTGCTCGCCAAGACAGAACGCAATGAGCTCACCGCCGAGGAGCTGGCCTACCATCTGGGCATTACCGTTCGCAGCGCCAATCGCATGCTGAATCAGCTCGAAGAAAAAGGCGTCGCCCGGATCCTGTACAAGAAGCAGGAAAAACTGCGTGGAAGGCCCAAGAAAATCTACCAAATTCAACTGACCAGCGAGGAATAA
- a CDS encoding MFS transporter: MNTNVTPAANGKHKYLILGLLCLGWIINYFDKVAINVAVIPISQEFGLSETQVGLILSSFFLSYAIMQPIGGSLADKFGSRKVILFSVIGWSLFTILTGAAWSFLSLIIIRFLFGIGEGSYPSASSVAVAESFPQHERARAKSILTSATTIGAVLATLVAASLSKHFGWQAMFIVLGVLGLFLALLYAKFLHPAGAQAAKAKNTVDKLPLKELLKISMLWKLMAIYFGISMVNWGMMSWMPSYMVKVRHLDMVSMGALASIPAILSFFTVLGTGWMLDKKMVGREKYLISVGSLIGILSLYLLSKAPSVALVVTYQAFASIGLGAAVTTTLTMPLKYISPSSVGAASGLIYLGGQIAGVIAPTAMGFMIQQFNGSYDAAFWLLIIATAIPLFVGITLRTGALNRQEPPQAAASSS; encoded by the coding sequence ATGAACACGAACGTCACACCTGCTGCAAACGGCAAACACAAATACCTGATTCTGGGGCTGCTCTGTCTGGGATGGATTATCAACTACTTCGACAAAGTAGCCATCAACGTCGCCGTCATTCCCATCTCTCAAGAGTTTGGACTTTCCGAAACACAGGTCGGGCTCATACTCAGCAGCTTTTTCCTCAGCTATGCCATCATGCAGCCAATCGGGGGAAGCCTGGCTGACAAGTTCGGCTCACGCAAAGTCATCCTTTTTTCCGTCATCGGCTGGTCGCTGTTTACCATCCTTACCGGTGCCGCTTGGTCGTTCCTCTCCCTGATCATCATTCGCTTCTTGTTCGGGATCGGAGAAGGCAGCTATCCTTCCGCGAGCTCTGTAGCCGTGGCAGAAAGCTTTCCACAGCATGAGCGTGCCAGGGCCAAATCCATCCTTACTTCCGCTACGACGATCGGGGCCGTTCTCGCCACACTGGTCGCGGCCAGCTTGTCCAAGCATTTTGGCTGGCAAGCCATGTTTATCGTACTCGGGGTGCTCGGATTGTTTCTGGCCCTGCTTTACGCCAAGTTTTTGCATCCGGCCGGTGCCCAGGCAGCAAAGGCGAAAAACACGGTGGATAAGCTCCCGCTGAAAGAACTGCTGAAGATCTCCATGCTATGGAAGCTGATGGCCATCTATTTCGGCATTTCAATGGTGAACTGGGGCATGATGTCTTGGATGCCTTCGTACATGGTCAAAGTACGACACCTCGACATGGTTTCCATGGGGGCCCTTGCTTCCATCCCTGCGATTTTGTCTTTCTTTACGGTTCTGGGTACGGGTTGGATGCTGGACAAAAAAATGGTCGGACGGGAGAAATATTTGATTTCTGTCGGTTCTCTCATTGGCATCCTATCGCTTTATCTGTTGTCAAAAGCTCCTTCCGTTGCACTGGTCGTCACCTATCAAGCTTTCGCAAGCATTGGCCTTGGAGCAGCGGTCACTACCACGCTGACCATGCCGCTCAAGTACATATCTCCTTCATCGGTTGGCGCGGCTTCCGGTCTCATTTATCTAGGCGGACAAATTGCCGGGGTCATCGCGCCGACCGCCATGGGCTTTATGATTCAACAGTTCAACGGCTCCTATGATGCAGCTTTCTGGTTGTTGATCATCGCGACAGCGATTCCACTCTTTGTTGGGATCACACTGCGAACAGGCGCTTTGAACAGGCAAGAACCACCACAGGCTGCGGCATCCAGCAGCTGA
- a CDS encoding M20 family metallopeptidase, whose translation MVNRNRIAEIIEQKRELLTHVSDRIWDFAETRFEEFRSAELLCQILEQEGFAVEKDLAGIPTAFVGSYGSGGPVVAILGEFDALSGLSQERGNPVHQPIQAGGNGHGCGHNLLGTGSLAAAIAIRHYMEENQISGTVRYYGCPAEEGGSGKAYMAREGLFDDVDFAICWHPQNFNAIMSISSLANYQVYFKFKGKAAHAAAAPHLGRSALDAVELMNVGVNYLREHVIPEARMHYAITNTGGFSPNVVQAEADVLYLIRAPKTQQVEEIYQRVCKIAQGAAMMTETEVEIIFDKACSNLIPNQALERVMYENFRELGVPVFDDAEKEFARQIRTTIPDADKNSELQMLAKLKGAGAGELLKQLEKQELSDFLLPHMQTPRLMSGSTDVGDVSWITPTVQCSTTCFAMGTQLHSWQAVSQGGMSIGQKGMLHAGKVMAATAIDALLRPDVIEEAKAELRERLDGQSYVCPIPAEIKPAARR comes from the coding sequence ATGGTTAATCGCAACAGAATTGCAGAAATCATCGAACAAAAAAGAGAGCTCCTGACACATGTGAGCGATCGTATCTGGGACTTTGCCGAAACACGCTTTGAGGAGTTTCGCTCCGCCGAACTGCTCTGCCAAATACTCGAACAGGAAGGCTTTGCGGTCGAGAAGGATCTCGCGGGTATCCCGACAGCCTTTGTCGGAAGCTACGGCAGCGGCGGACCCGTCGTCGCGATCCTAGGAGAATTCGACGCCCTCTCCGGTCTGAGCCAAGAGCGCGGCAATCCCGTTCATCAGCCCATTCAAGCGGGTGGCAACGGCCACGGCTGCGGGCACAACCTGCTGGGGACTGGATCTTTGGCGGCAGCTATTGCCATTCGCCATTATATGGAGGAAAACCAGATTTCAGGCACTGTCCGCTACTACGGCTGCCCTGCTGAAGAAGGCGGCTCAGGAAAGGCCTATATGGCTCGAGAGGGTCTTTTCGACGACGTGGACTTCGCGATCTGCTGGCACCCGCAAAACTTCAATGCCATCATGTCGATCAGCAGCCTCGCGAATTATCAGGTGTACTTCAAGTTCAAAGGGAAAGCGGCCCATGCGGCTGCGGCTCCTCATCTCGGACGCAGTGCGCTGGATGCCGTCGAGCTCATGAATGTCGGCGTCAACTACTTGCGTGAGCACGTCATACCGGAAGCGCGCATGCACTATGCCATAACCAATACAGGCGGGTTCTCGCCAAATGTCGTGCAGGCAGAAGCGGATGTCCTGTATCTGATCCGCGCTCCGAAAACGCAGCAGGTAGAAGAGATCTATCAACGCGTCTGCAAAATCGCGCAAGGCGCTGCCATGATGACCGAAACCGAAGTCGAGATCATTTTCGATAAGGCCTGCTCCAACCTCATCCCGAACCAAGCATTGGAACGCGTCATGTACGAAAACTTCCGCGAGCTCGGTGTCCCCGTGTTCGATGACGCGGAAAAAGAGTTTGCTCGCCAGATTCGTACGACGATCCCGGATGCGGACAAAAACAGTGAGCTGCAAATGCTCGCCAAGCTAAAAGGCGCGGGTGCGGGAGAGCTCCTGAAGCAGCTCGAAAAACAAGAGCTGTCGGACTTCCTCCTGCCTCACATGCAAACCCCTCGTCTGATGTCTGGCTCCACCGATGTCGGGGATGTGAGCTGGATCACACCGACGGTTCAATGCTCGACGACGTGCTTTGCGATGGGCACGCAGCTGCACTCCTGGCAGGCCGTCTCCCAGGGTGGAATGTCGATCGGCCAGAAAGGCATGCTCCACGCCGGCAAAGTCATGGCTGCGACCGCCATCGATGCCCTGCTGCGTCCTGACGTGATCGAAGAAGCCAAAGCAGAGCTGAGAGAGCGATTGGATGGACAATCCTACGTCTGCCCGATCCCGGCTGAGATCAAGCCGGCAGCTCGTCGATAG
- a CDS encoding PLP-dependent aminotransferase family protein, producing MQYPFTKRVSGITSSAVRDLLKVIQSGNIISFAGGLPDEALFPVQELELAYQKVFRSGGKYLQYGPTEGDVELRTLIQERLRERAIPASLENILVTTGSQQAIDLLAKVFLSAGDTVLVENPSYLAALQAFQLYEANMIAVQSDHHGMIPEDLEEKIITHSPKFIYVVPTFSNPEGKVWSKERREALLQLAAKHNVIVVEDDPYSDLRFTDEQPVPLAGMEADGAHVIYTSTFSKTVAPGVRIGWLTGPKEVIRMSALSKQSTDLHTSSIDQRALYYFLQDFPIRQHVERLREQYKHRLQVMQRHLSREGQNLFEWAEPQGGMFLWVSMKGTIDASELLEAALQEGVAFVPGASFFVGQPERNTLRLNYTHAAPEVIEAGMARLMTAIDKVVASSVNGR from the coding sequence ATGCAATATCCATTTACGAAGCGTGTGTCTGGCATCACCTCATCAGCCGTACGAGATTTGCTCAAAGTCATTCAATCGGGGAACATCATCTCCTTTGCCGGGGGGCTACCTGATGAAGCTTTGTTTCCCGTACAGGAATTGGAGCTGGCTTATCAGAAGGTCTTTCGTTCCGGGGGGAAATATCTTCAATACGGGCCGACAGAGGGGGACGTCGAGCTGCGAACGCTCATTCAAGAAAGGCTGAGGGAGAGAGCCATCCCAGCGTCGCTGGAAAATATTTTGGTGACGACAGGATCGCAGCAGGCCATTGACTTGCTCGCAAAGGTGTTTCTCTCTGCTGGTGACACGGTGCTGGTAGAAAACCCGTCTTATTTGGCGGCGCTGCAGGCATTCCAGTTATATGAAGCCAATATGATTGCAGTCCAAAGTGATCATCACGGGATGATTCCTGAGGATCTGGAGGAAAAGATCATTACCCATTCTCCCAAGTTCATTTACGTCGTTCCAACCTTCTCCAACCCAGAGGGCAAGGTATGGAGCAAGGAAAGACGGGAGGCACTGCTACAGCTGGCGGCGAAGCACAACGTCATCGTCGTAGAGGACGACCCGTACTCCGATCTGCGATTTACAGACGAGCAGCCTGTTCCGCTGGCGGGGATGGAAGCAGACGGTGCCCATGTGATCTACACCAGCACCTTTTCCAAAACAGTCGCTCCCGGCGTTCGCATCGGTTGGTTGACGGGGCCAAAGGAGGTCATCCGTATGAGCGCATTATCAAAGCAATCAACGGACCTCCATACCAGTTCGATCGATCAGCGTGCCCTGTACTATTTCCTGCAGGATTTCCCCATTCGCCAGCATGTGGAAAGACTCAGGGAGCAATACAAGCATCGCCTGCAAGTGATGCAGAGACATTTGTCCAGGGAGGGGCAGAATCTTTTCGAATGGGCAGAGCCACAAGGCGGCATGTTCCTTTGGGTGTCCATGAAAGGAACCATCGATGCATCTGAGCTGTTGGAAGCGGCATTGCAAGAGGGGGTAGCCTTTGTGCCTGGCGCTTCGTTCTTTGTAGGTCAGCCCGAGCGAAATACACTGCGGCTCAACTATACGCATGCAGCGCCTGAAGTGATAGAAGCGGGGATGGCCCGCTTGATGACAGCCATCGACAAAGTAGTGGCAAGCAGTGTGAATGGACGGTGA
- a CDS encoding PLP-dependent aminotransferase family protein has translation MHIDLNRHSGITLTEQIRTAVADRIQSGLLQEGEKLPSVRNLSKLLDVSLMTVFHAYELLEQEGLIDRIQGKGSFILGKSTRFKNRPNQKEAEKPSMDWQNTVADYLPRAQYWRMMQSPLVDVAKLSMAALHSSLIPTEWITKQFFLHAQLDHSLLTEYGPVQGDSKLRDAVLPYFREKNIVAGPNEIMILNGSQQGIDLVASTFVGPGDVVVLEEPAYPCTIDVLRRRGATIFTIPIDEEGMQVDHLAALCDTRPPKLIYTNPTFQNPTGTVMSARRRAQLLELAQSYNAIILEDDATSDLYFGSAPPPPAIKSMDRHGHVIYLKGISKFISPGCRIGFLIADGTFMTRLVSSKGISDLGSPLITQKAILPFFTSNQLQKHLPVLREKLKERRNLVLQILNRMAPKGVRWTKPDGGLNIWMTLPHAMNADDLHTFALQEGISFLPGHVCFPAQQQYHHLRLSFSYLDIHTLESSLITLCRLLQGFTQSDRHSERIMHI, from the coding sequence ATGCATATCGATTTAAACAGACACTCCGGCATAACACTCACAGAACAGATCAGAACAGCAGTGGCAGATCGTATCCAATCCGGCCTGCTTCAGGAAGGGGAGAAGCTCCCCTCTGTACGAAATCTTTCCAAGCTTTTGGATGTGAGCTTAATGACCGTCTTTCACGCTTATGAACTGTTGGAGCAGGAAGGACTAATCGACCGGATACAGGGAAAGGGCTCTTTTATTCTTGGAAAATCTACGAGATTCAAGAATCGGCCGAATCAAAAGGAAGCGGAAAAACCGTCCATGGACTGGCAGAACACCGTAGCTGACTATTTGCCCCGCGCCCAATATTGGCGAATGATGCAGAGTCCGCTAGTAGATGTCGCGAAACTATCCATGGCCGCACTCCATTCATCTCTAATCCCTACCGAATGGATTACCAAGCAGTTTTTTCTGCATGCGCAGCTGGACCACTCGCTCTTGACCGAATATGGTCCCGTCCAAGGAGACAGCAAGCTGCGCGATGCCGTACTTCCTTACTTTCGTGAAAAGAACATCGTCGCTGGACCAAATGAAATCATGATTCTCAATGGATCCCAGCAAGGCATCGATCTCGTTGCCTCCACCTTTGTGGGACCTGGTGATGTGGTTGTCCTCGAGGAGCCAGCCTATCCATGCACGATCGACGTACTGCGAAGGCGTGGCGCCACCATTTTTACCATCCCAATCGACGAAGAAGGCATGCAGGTAGATCATTTGGCTGCCTTATGCGATACCCGCCCACCCAAACTGATCTACACCAATCCGACGTTTCAGAATCCTACCGGCACAGTGATGAGCGCCAGGCGTCGAGCGCAATTGCTGGAGCTTGCCCAGAGCTACAACGCGATCATTCTCGAGGATGATGCGACCAGTGATCTTTATTTTGGCTCAGCTCCCCCTCCCCCTGCCATCAAAAGCATGGATCGTCACGGGCATGTCATCTATCTGAAAGGCATTAGCAAATTCATTTCCCCCGGCTGCCGCATAGGGTTCTTGATAGCAGACGGAACGTTCATGACACGCCTCGTCAGCTCCAAGGGGATTAGCGACCTCGGATCGCCGCTGATCACGCAGAAAGCCATTCTTCCCTTCTTTACGTCGAATCAGCTGCAAAAGCATCTTCCTGTTTTACGAGAAAAACTGAAGGAACGGCGAAACTTGGTTCTGCAGATTTTGAATCGAATGGCTCCGAAAGGCGTGCGCTGGACCAAGCCTGACGGCGGGTTAAATATTTGGATGACGCTGCCTCATGCCATGAATGCGGATGATCTTCACACCTTTGCCTTACAGGAAGGGATCTCCTTTTTGCCCGGCCATGTCTGTTTCCCAGCGCAGCAGCAGTACCACCATCTTCGCCTTTCCTTTTCCTACCTGGATATTCATACGCTCGAGAGCTCGCTGATCACGCTTTGTCGTTTGCTGCAAGGCTTCACTCAATCAGACCGCCATTCCGAGCGCATCATGCATATCTGA
- a CDS encoding metallophosphoesterase, with product MCGSYLAILLSLAAGAIYVVVQTLYAQTTRVHLTVKDLPSLTLIHITDLHGRIRFLNGSLHRLLNRWRPDMVFVTGDLAQNSGQLAYVMDEIARVRAKRGIYFVPGNYEREEMRGAEDSLSSQRTYPKAQSMHLRFCF from the coding sequence ATGTGTGGTTCCTATCTCGCCATCCTCTTGTCCTTGGCGGCAGGAGCGATCTATGTAGTCGTTCAAACGCTGTATGCGCAGACCACACGGGTGCATTTGACGGTGAAAGACCTGCCTTCGCTGACCTTGATCCACATCACGGATCTGCATGGGCGCATCCGTTTTCTAAACGGTTCCTTGCATCGCCTCCTGAACCGCTGGAGGCCGGACATGGTTTTTGTGACCGGAGATTTGGCGCAAAACAGCGGTCAGCTGGCTTATGTGATGGATGAAATCGCAAGGGTGAGAGCGAAACGAGGAATCTACTTTGTACCAGGGAATTATGAGCGGGAAGAGATGCGTGGCGCAGAGGACAGCCTAAGCAGTCAACGGACATATCCAAAAGCGCAGAGCATGCATCTGCGCTTTTGTTTTTGA
- a CDS encoding DUF4153 domain-containing protein, with product MAQRHSGFHWMLIGSVAMGVIADYLFYGKEFGISYPLFVIGLYLLFIWQARERIQLTFSRDQAFAWSLTVPIFLLALTFFLYDNAFFQWINFMMVPFLLVAQTMLLAKRHQKSWFSFGFFGEMIETVLIYTVKYTSIPFVLLREWVKNRVDRTKYGVAMKVLAGLGISVPLLVVVLSLLSQADGVFGHFLAEIPRRVFDWGSAEAIFRLFLIGFAALLTFGYLYAILGPRLQTAALPLQDQPEEKKIAWDGIILVTILTIINVVYVAFTVIQISYLFGGAEAVLPDNMTYAEYAKKGFNELVTVTIINFILLVSFMHLVSRAQRVIYKIVQALLSLLTVCTSFMLVSAYYRLSLYEEAYGYTHTRLLAHAFMIFLFILFVIAFLKIWRNNFSLLKVYGVAGIAAYVLLNYINVDAVIAKKNIQRYEETGRIDVAYLTSLSLDAIPVIMTLKEDPAVADKIKYLLQERAEELKEDRGWQSFHLAKHVAKSYLE from the coding sequence ATGGCACAAAGACATAGCGGCTTTCATTGGATGTTGATTGGTTCTGTAGCGATGGGAGTGATCGCTGATTATCTGTTCTACGGGAAAGAATTCGGCATCTCCTATCCACTGTTTGTAATCGGGTTGTACCTCTTGTTCATTTGGCAAGCGAGAGAGCGCATCCAGCTGACATTTTCGCGGGATCAAGCCTTCGCGTGGTCGCTGACAGTGCCGATCTTTTTGCTGGCGCTGACCTTCTTTCTGTACGACAATGCGTTTTTTCAATGGATAAACTTTATGATGGTTCCGTTTCTGTTGGTCGCGCAGACGATGCTGCTTGCCAAACGACACCAAAAGAGCTGGTTTTCTTTCGGGTTTTTTGGAGAGATGATCGAGACGGTGCTCATTTACACGGTGAAATACACGAGCATCCCGTTTGTTTTGCTTCGGGAGTGGGTCAAGAATCGGGTGGACCGGACAAAGTACGGGGTGGCGATGAAGGTGCTGGCGGGTCTGGGGATATCGGTGCCGCTCCTGGTAGTGGTGCTGTCTCTGCTCTCCCAAGCGGATGGTGTTTTTGGGCATTTTCTTGCGGAGATTCCGCGCAGGGTGTTTGACTGGGGCTCCGCAGAGGCGATCTTCCGCTTGTTTCTGATCGGCTTCGCCGCGCTTTTGACCTTTGGCTACCTGTACGCCATTTTGGGACCGAGACTGCAGACGGCAGCGCTCCCTTTGCAAGATCAACCGGAGGAGAAGAAGATAGCCTGGGATGGCATCATTTTGGTGACGATCCTGACAATCATCAATGTGGTGTATGTCGCCTTTACCGTCATCCAGATCTCGTATTTGTTCGGTGGCGCCGAAGCTGTCTTGCCGGACAATATGACGTATGCGGAATACGCGAAAAAAGGGTTTAACGAGCTGGTCACGGTGACCATCATCAACTTTATCCTGCTGGTGAGCTTCATGCACCTCGTTTCGAGGGCGCAGCGGGTTATCTACAAAATCGTCCAAGCCTTGCTCAGCCTGTTGACGGTCTGTACGAGCTTTATGCTGGTTTCCGCCTATTACCGCCTGTCCTTGTATGAGGAAGCCTACGGATATACCCACACGAGGTTGTTGGCTCACGCTTTCATGATCTTTTTGTTCATCCTGTTTGTGATCGCCTTCTTGAAAATCTGGCGAAACAACTTTTCCCTGCTGAAGGTATACGGCGTGGCGGGGATCGCAGCGTATGTATTGCTCAATTACATCAATGTCGATGCGGTGATCGCGAAGAAGAACATACAGCGCTACGAGGAGACGGGAAGAATCGACGTGGCGTATTTGACGAGCCTGTCCCTAGACGCGATTCCGGTCATCATGACGTTGAAGGAAGATCCAGCAGTGGCGGACAAAATAAAGTACCTGCTGCAGGAGAGGGCGGAGGAGTTGAAAGAGGACCGAGGCTGGCAGTCTTTTCATCTAGCCAAGCACGTAGCGAAGAGCTACCTGGAGTGA